A genome region from Clostridium pasteurianum includes the following:
- a CDS encoding ABC transporter permease — protein sequence MNLRGGIALIKKSFFSYMASRGFYWTLMFGWMMTPLIYMLVWVVAVGQGNISGFARNDFISYYTVLIFVNQLTYPISNWTVGDNIFNGTFSQWLLRPLPPIYEPIAADIAMKVACAPFVIIFISIIVLIFGFNVQLTTTNIICFIICLIMAQVIRFMFAYTLSLFALVTDKINSLLSINDTLIFLFAGQVIPTILLPGFVKSLSLFLPFRYMLGFPVEVLLGKLDHNQIINGIIYQLICIVVVIILNKIVWKKGIKHYTSIGG from the coding sequence ATGAATTTGAGAGGTGGAATAGCACTAATAAAGAAATCTTTTTTTAGTTATATGGCCTCTAGAGGATTTTATTGGACATTAATGTTTGGTTGGATGATGACTCCATTAATATATATGCTAGTATGGGTTGTTGCTGTTGGACAAGGAAATATATCAGGATTCGCAAGAAATGATTTTATTTCATATTATACTGTATTAATATTTGTAAATCAATTAACTTATCCAATCTCCAATTGGACAGTTGGAGATAATATTTTTAATGGTACATTTTCACAGTGGCTATTACGACCATTGCCACCAATATATGAGCCGATAGCAGCGGACATAGCAATGAAAGTTGCATGTGCTCCGTTTGTAATAATATTTATAAGTATAATTGTATTAATATTTGGTTTTAATGTACAGTTAACAACAACAAATATTATATGTTTTATTATATGTTTAATTATGGCTCAGGTTATTCGATTTATGTTTGCATACACTTTATCTTTATTTGCTTTAGTAACAGATAAGATTAATTCTCTTTTAAGTATAAACGATACATTGATATTTTTATTTGCGGGACAAGTAATTCCTACAATACTTTTACCTGGTTTTGTAAAATCATTATCTTTGTTTTTACCATTTAGATATATGTTAGGTTTTCCAGTTGAAGTTTTACTAGGGAAGTTGGATCACAATCAAATAATTAATGGAATTATATATCAATTAATATGTATTGTAGTTGTTATTATTTTAAATAAAATTGTATGGAAAAAAGGTATAAAACACTATACATCAATAGGAGGATGA
- a CDS encoding ABC transporter ATP-binding protein: MNSQIKVKNLKKKYKVPVRKHGLIESFKSLVHPVYNYITAVDNISFKIDEGEIVGFIGPNGAGKTTTLKMLAGLLYPTAGNIKVAGFKPYEKKSKYLKQVSMIMGNKSQLNQNITVLDSFYVTKEIYGISTKDYNERLEELVNLLDIKELLPKLPRNLSLGERAKCEFAAALLYKPKIIFLDEPTLGMDVSIRFRLHNFIKEYNKKYNTTIILTSHYMGDITSLCSRVILINKGNLLYDGGLKDLGTKLLPFKLVKITSSEEKLNIESIKKCINSDAKVISKDEQTCIVRVKKEDVLTVTTSLLHSDRLVLSDLTIEDPSIEAVIDQIYREGVIK; encoded by the coding sequence ATGAATTCTCAAATAAAAGTTAAGAATCTAAAAAAAAAATATAAGGTTCCAGTTCGAAAGCATGGACTAATAGAATCTTTTAAAAGTCTAGTTCATCCTGTATATAATTATATTACAGCAGTTGACAATATTAGTTTTAAAATTGATGAAGGTGAAATTGTTGGATTTATAGGTCCCAATGGTGCTGGAAAAACAACTACATTAAAGATGCTTGCTGGTTTACTTTATCCTACAGCAGGAAATATAAAAGTAGCAGGATTTAAACCATATGAAAAAAAATCAAAATACCTAAAACAGGTCAGCATGATTATGGGAAACAAGTCACAATTAAACCAAAATATAACTGTATTAGATTCTTTTTATGTAACTAAAGAGATCTATGGAATTTCAACGAAAGACTACAATGAAAGACTTGAAGAGTTAGTTAATTTATTAGACATTAAAGAATTATTACCTAAGCTTCCTAGAAATTTATCGCTTGGAGAACGAGCAAAATGTGAATTTGCAGCAGCATTACTTTATAAACCTAAAATTATATTTCTTGATGAGCCAACATTAGGGATGGATGTGTCAATACGATTTAGATTACACAATTTTATTAAAGAATATAACAAGAAATATAATACAACCATTATTTTAACCAGTCACTATATGGGGGATATTACTTCATTATGTTCTAGAGTTATTCTGATTAATAAAGGAAATTTACTTTATGATGGAGGGTTAAAAGATTTAGGAACAAAATTATTACCTTTTAAATTAGTAAAGATAACATCAAGTGAAGAGAAATTAAATATTGAAAGTATCAAAAAGTGTATAAATTCTGACGCTAAAGTAATAAGCAAAGATGAACAAACTTGTATAGTTAGAGTAAAAAAAGAAGATGTATTAACAGTTACAACATCCTTATTACATTCAGATAGATTAGTTCTATCTGACTTGACAATAGAAGACCCTTCAATAGAAGCTGTTATTGATCAGATATACAGAGAAGGGGTGATAAAATGA
- a CDS encoding DegT/DnrJ/EryC1/StrS family aminotransferase: protein MDIRSLKISFGKEERKSILNKIDECLSTGQISQGKNVEKFENEVAKYIGVKHAIAVNSGSGAIEVVMRVLGVKGKEVLIPTNTFMATATGVMFAGGKVKLLDADPKTFSVTLNEIKRKVTKNTAGVIIVHIGGIVTPEIIKIRNWCEKQGLWLYEDAAHAIGSSLNGKFAGTFGVAGSFSLFATKVITSGEGGVIVTNDDKIAEQIKLFRNHGKPKPWETYHTQLGSNYRMNELTSVIALSQFERLDEIINIRQKIADRYTEMIEKLIPEVTIVKPNDRCNWYKYIVLLPKGVNREIIKEKMKDRGISLQGEVYAIPLHKQPIAKELGFKGDFPNANDICSRHICLPIYPSLTNDEIEFIVNTLSIIIHEI, encoded by the coding sequence ATGGACATACGATCATTAAAAATATCGTTTGGAAAAGAAGAAAGAAAATCAATACTTAATAAAATCGATGAATGTTTATCAACAGGACAAATAAGTCAAGGTAAGAATGTAGAAAAGTTTGAAAATGAGGTTGCAAAATATATTGGCGTAAAGCATGCGATAGCAGTAAATTCGGGAAGTGGTGCTATAGAGGTAGTAATGAGGGTATTAGGAGTCAAAGGAAAAGAAGTATTAATTCCAACTAATACTTTTATGGCAACTGCTACAGGCGTAATGTTTGCAGGTGGAAAAGTAAAGTTATTGGATGCTGATCCTAAAACTTTTTCTGTTACTTTAAATGAAATAAAAAGAAAAGTTACAAAAAATACTGCTGGAGTCATAATTGTTCACATAGGTGGAATAGTAACACCAGAAATCATAAAAATTAGAAATTGGTGTGAAAAACAAGGGCTGTGGCTTTATGAAGATGCTGCTCATGCGATTGGTAGTTCATTAAATGGCAAATTTGCTGGAACCTTTGGAGTTGCTGGAAGTTTTTCTCTATTTGCAACTAAAGTTATAACAAGTGGAGAAGGAGGTGTGATTGTAACTAATGATGATAAAATAGCTGAACAAATTAAGCTTTTTCGTAATCATGGGAAACCTAAACCATGGGAGACATATCATACTCAATTAGGATCAAATTATAGGATGAATGAACTAACATCTGTAATTGCTTTATCACAATTTGAAAGATTAGATGAAATAATTAATATTAGACAAAAAATAGCAGATAGGTATACAGAAATGATTGAAAAGTTAATTCCAGAAGTTACAATAGTAAAACCTAATGATAGATGTAATTGGTATAAATATATTGTTTTATTACCCAAAGGAGTTAATCGTGAAATTATAAAAGAAAAGATGAAGGACAGAGGAATTTCTTTACAAGGTGAGGTTTATGCAATTCCATTACATAAACAGCCAATAGCTAAAGAACTTGGATTTAAGGGCGATTTCCCTAATGCAAACGATATTTGTAGTAGGCATATATGCTTACCAATATACCCTAGTTTAACCAATGATGAAATAGAATTTATAGTTAATACATTAAGTATAATAATACATGAAATATAA
- a CDS encoding DUF362 domain-containing protein — protein sequence MYNVSITRCMNYNYKNVEKSVFLCLDKLPKINEIIKPGSKVLLKVNLLSKKTPEEAITTHPAIVQAVVKYFQFLECQVIIADSPGAPLGYNINTLKSVYSTTGMTAVAENTGCKLNFDTSIASVDNTNGVSLKKMSVIKIINDVDFVISVAKLKTHTMMMYTGAVKNLFGVIPGIVKMKYHFTLNNATDFANHLVDICEYVKPVLSIIDAIDGMEGNGPSAGDIRKVGLIMASENPYALDLAATHIIGINPFEVPTISSAIKRNLFTGDINDIVTTNIRFSDINIPPFRLPDTSKNSSSIPAINANLCKSCGACKNTCPAKAIDMIDHKPVIDLNKCIRCFCCHELCPSKAVYIEKFYEWNFNK from the coding sequence TTGTATAATGTTAGCATAACTAGATGTATGAATTATAACTATAAAAATGTGGAAAAAAGTGTATTTTTATGTCTTGATAAATTACCCAAAATTAATGAAATCATTAAACCTGGTTCAAAAGTTCTACTAAAAGTAAATTTACTTAGTAAAAAGACTCCAGAAGAGGCCATTACTACACATCCAGCAATTGTTCAAGCCGTTGTAAAATACTTTCAGTTTTTAGAGTGCCAAGTAATAATTGCAGATAGTCCTGGTGCTCCTCTTGGATATAATATAAACACATTAAAATCTGTATATTCAACAACAGGCATGACTGCTGTGGCAGAAAATACAGGGTGTAAATTAAATTTTGATACATCAATTGCTAGTGTAGATAACACTAATGGTGTATCTCTAAAAAAAATGAGTGTTATAAAAATAATTAACGATGTTGATTTTGTCATATCAGTTGCTAAATTGAAAACACATACCATGATGATGTATACTGGTGCTGTAAAAAATTTATTTGGTGTAATTCCTGGAATAGTAAAAATGAAGTATCATTTCACATTAAATAATGCTACCGACTTTGCTAATCACTTAGTTGATATATGTGAATATGTAAAACCAGTATTATCTATAATTGATGCTATTGATGGAATGGAAGGAAATGGTCCATCTGCAGGAGACATACGTAAAGTTGGTCTTATTATGGCTTCTGAAAATCCATATGCCTTAGATTTAGCAGCAACTCATATCATAGGAATAAATCCATTTGAAGTTCCTACAATTTCATCGGCAATAAAAAGGAATCTATTCACTGGTGATATAAATGATATTGTTACTACAAATATTAGATTTAGCGATATAAATATACCACCTTTTAGATTACCTGATACCTCAAAGAATTCCAGTTCTATACCTGCAATTAATGCAAACTTATGTAAATCATGCGGAGCATGTAAAAATACTTGTCCTGCCAAAGCTATTGATATGATCGATCATAAACCAGTCATAGATTTGAATAAGTGTATTCGTTGTTTTTGCTGTCATGAATTATGCCCCTCGAAAGCTGTCTATATAGAGAAATTTTATGAATGGAATTTTAATAAATAA